Proteins encoded in a region of the Pseudomonas viciae genome:
- a CDS encoding chemotaxis protein CheW gives MSGSVFYNVTHDDAQAIDDCWNRIGVHGDKSCPLLAEHIHCRNCSVYSRAATRLLDRYALPHDDRDLAIAPLDSDVVTRSLLMFRLGEEWLALATRSLVEVAPLQPIHSLPHQRSRALLGVANVRGALVACLSLVELLDLEPGGAAVPGARVMPRMLIVAAKGGPVVVPVDEVDGIHAIDERILESASQSAGKYTRGVLQYKGRSLRWLDEEQLLSAVTRSLS, from the coding sequence ATGAGCGGTTCGGTTTTTTACAACGTCACCCATGACGATGCCCAGGCCATCGACGACTGCTGGAATCGCATTGGCGTGCATGGCGACAAATCCTGTCCGTTGCTTGCCGAGCATATCCACTGTCGCAACTGCTCGGTGTACTCGCGTGCCGCCACCCGGCTGCTCGACCGCTATGCCTTGCCGCACGACGACCGAGACCTGGCCATTGCGCCGTTGGACAGCGATGTCGTCACTCGCTCGTTGTTGATGTTCCGCCTGGGCGAAGAGTGGCTGGCCTTGGCCACCCGTAGCCTGGTGGAGGTGGCGCCGTTGCAACCGATCCATTCGCTGCCCCACCAGCGTTCGCGGGCCTTGCTGGGCGTGGCGAATGTACGGGGGGCATTGGTGGCCTGCCTGTCGCTGGTAGAGCTGCTGGACCTGGAACCCGGCGGGGCAGCGGTTCCTGGCGCACGGGTCATGCCGCGCATGTTGATTGTCGCGGCCAAGGGCGGGCCTGTCGTGGTACCGGTGGATGAAGTGGACGGCATCCACGCCATCGACGAACGCATCCTCGAGAGCGCTTCGCAATCGGCGGGCAAATACACCCGTGGCGTATTGCAGTACAAGGGGCGCAGCCTGCGCTGGCTGGACGAAGAACAGTTGCTGTCCGCCGTGACCCGGAGCCTGTCATGA
- a CDS encoding CheR family methyltransferase, with protein MNNDQRFFDFLKERIGLDVTSVGTAIIERALRQRISATPGRTADEYWQCLQHSAQEQQALIEAVIVPETWFFRYPESFATLAKLAVKRLAEIKHLRALRILSLPCSTGEEPYSIAMALLDAGLGPHQFKVDGLDVSPLSVSRAKAARYGKNSFRGADLVFRERHFDAEEEGYRLSERVREQVRLQVGNLLDPALLVNEAPYDFVFCRNLLIYFDQPTQQQVFEVLKRLTHQDGVLFIGPAEGSLLGRLGMRSIGIAQSFAFSRQGAPEPQPLPTLIPTPLPVRQPHRVVPPAPRPRPFAGGVSPIVEPKGSDATTLLANIAALANSGKSAEARAACEQYLRSHEPKAQVFYWLGLLSDMAGSALEAQGFYRKALYLEPQHAEALVHLAALLASQGDAAGARRLQERAARSGRAADSERKR; from the coding sequence ATGAACAACGACCAGCGTTTTTTCGACTTCCTCAAGGAGCGTATTGGCCTGGATGTCACCTCCGTCGGCACCGCGATCATCGAGCGCGCGCTGCGCCAACGCATCAGTGCCACGCCAGGGCGAACCGCTGATGAGTACTGGCAATGCCTGCAACACTCGGCCCAGGAACAGCAAGCGCTGATCGAGGCGGTGATCGTCCCGGAGACCTGGTTCTTCCGTTATCCCGAATCCTTCGCGACCCTGGCCAAACTGGCCGTCAAGCGCCTGGCCGAGATTAAGCACCTGCGTGCGTTGCGCATCCTCAGCTTGCCGTGCTCCACCGGCGAAGAACCCTACTCCATCGCCATGGCCTTGCTTGACGCGGGGCTTGGGCCTCATCAATTCAAGGTCGATGGGCTGGACGTCAGCCCGCTGTCGGTTTCGCGGGCCAAGGCAGCGCGCTACGGCAAGAATTCGTTTCGTGGCGCAGACCTTGTTTTTCGCGAGCGCCATTTCGACGCCGAAGAGGAGGGGTATCGCCTCAGCGAGCGGGTACGCGAACAGGTACGCCTGCAAGTGGGCAACCTGCTGGATCCGGCCTTGCTGGTGAACGAGGCACCCTACGATTTTGTGTTCTGCCGCAACTTGCTGATCTATTTCGACCAGCCAACCCAGCAGCAGGTGTTCGAGGTGCTCAAGCGCCTGACCCATCAGGACGGCGTGCTGTTTATCGGCCCCGCCGAGGGCAGTTTGTTGGGGCGGCTGGGCATGCGCTCGATCGGGATTGCCCAGTCGTTTGCCTTCAGCCGTCAAGGCGCGCCCGAGCCACAACCGTTGCCAACCTTGATACCGACTCCGCTGCCCGTGCGTCAGCCGCACCGGGTCGTGCCCCCCGCACCCCGGCCTCGGCCGTTTGCCGGCGGCGTGTCGCCGATTGTCGAGCCCAAAGGCAGCGACGCCACCACGTTGCTGGCCAATATCGCCGCCCTGGCCAACAGTGGCAAAAGCGCCGAGGCCCGCGCTGCCTGCGAGCAGTACTTGCGCAGCCACGAGCCCAAGGCCCAGGTGTTCTACTGGTTGGGCCTGCTCAGCGACATGGCCGGCAGTGCGCTTGAAGCCCAGGGTTTTTATCGCAAGGCGCTTTATCTTGAACCGCAACACGCCGAGGCCCTGGTGCATCTGGCGGCGCTGCTGGCTTCCCAGGGAGACGCGGCCGGAGCCCGTCGATTGCAGGAACGCGCCGCCCGTAGCGGGCGCGCAGCAGACAGTGAGCGTAAACGATGA
- a CDS encoding tellurite resistance TerB family protein codes for MNTRGLLDQLLKSGQEMLQNKAGGAQGKSSGGLGGLLGGSGGLGGMLSGAGGGALAAGAMGLLLGNKKARNFGGKALAYGGLAALGVIAYKAYGNWQAQQGTAPKTEPQTLDRVPAAQVEQHSQAILTALVAAAKADGHVDERERQLIEGEFTKLDNDQELQHWLHAELNKPLDPTDVARAASTPEMAAEMYIASVMLVDEENFMEKSYLDELARQLKLEPGLKVELEKQVRQAAV; via the coding sequence ATGAACACCCGTGGATTGCTCGATCAGCTACTCAAGTCCGGTCAGGAGATGTTGCAGAACAAGGCTGGCGGTGCCCAAGGCAAGTCGTCCGGTGGTTTGGGCGGTTTGCTCGGCGGCTCCGGTGGCCTGGGCGGCATGCTTTCCGGCGCGGGTGGCGGGGCCTTGGCCGCCGGGGCCATGGGCCTGCTACTGGGCAACAAGAAAGCCCGTAACTTCGGCGGCAAGGCCCTGGCCTATGGGGGTTTGGCCGCCCTGGGCGTGATCGCCTACAAAGCCTATGGCAACTGGCAGGCCCAGCAGGGCACTGCGCCGAAAACCGAACCGCAGACCCTGGACCGCGTTCCTGCGGCGCAGGTCGAGCAACACAGCCAGGCGATCCTCACGGCCTTGGTGGCAGCGGCCAAGGCCGATGGCCATGTGGACGAGCGTGAGCGTCAGTTGATCGAGGGCGAATTCACCAAGCTGGACAATGACCAGGAACTGCAGCACTGGCTGCACGCTGAACTCAACAAACCCCTGGACCCCACCGACGTCGCCCGCGCCGCCAGCACCCCGGAAATGGCCGCGGAGATGTACATCGCCAGCGTGATGCTGGTGGACGAAGAAAATTTCATGGAAAAATCCTACCTCGATGAACTGGCGCGACAACTCAAGCTGGAACCGGGGTTGAAGGTGGAGCTGGAGAAGCAGGTTCGGCAGGCTGCTGTATAG
- a CDS encoding chemotaxis protein CheW — protein sequence MGEFETRRGAAPAARQTLFLVFCIGNERYALQAIDVVEVLPRLPLKPIARAPAWVAGVFAWRATVVPVIDLCTLTFGHSAEARTSTRLVLVNYRPDPQQAAQVLGLILEQATDTLRCDPADFQPYGLENRQAPYLGPVREDAQGLLQWVRVNDLLDESVRAVLFPTPPLNLDDLEVRP from the coding sequence ATGGGCGAATTCGAGACCAGGCGTGGCGCCGCGCCAGCGGCCCGCCAAACCCTGTTCCTGGTGTTTTGCATCGGTAACGAGCGCTACGCCCTGCAGGCCATCGATGTGGTGGAAGTGCTGCCGCGCCTGCCCCTCAAGCCCATTGCCCGGGCACCTGCGTGGGTGGCGGGGGTGTTTGCCTGGCGCGCGACGGTGGTGCCGGTGATCGACCTGTGTACCCTGACCTTCGGCCACAGCGCCGAGGCCCGTACCAGTACGCGGTTGGTGCTGGTGAACTACCGACCCGACCCACAGCAAGCGGCGCAGGTGCTGGGGCTGATTCTTGAGCAGGCCACCGATACCCTGCGCTGCGATCCCGCGGATTTCCAGCCCTATGGCCTGGAAAACCGTCAGGCGCCGTACCTGGGCCCGGTGCGCGAAGACGCCCAGGGGTTGCTGCAATGGGTGCGGGTCAATGACCTGCTCGACGAGTCGGTGCGCGCCGTGTTGTTTCCCACGCCGCCGTTGAACCTTGATGACCTCGAGGTCCGGCCATGA